The sequence below is a genomic window from Cedecea neteri.
TTTAAAGAAGTGGCCTTTCCGCGCCTTCAGGCGGTTTTCGATCACTTCAAAATCGCCTTTCATATAGATGAAGGAGAGGTTCGGGTTACCGTCACGCAGCAGGTCGCGATAGTGCTTTTTCAGCGCCGAGCAGACGATCAGCGAAACCTTGTTGGTGCGCTGCATCGCAAACGCGGCGTCGTTCAACGCTTTCAGCCACGGGGTACGGTCGTCGTCGTTCAGCGGCTCGCCGGAGGCCATTTTCAGGATGTTGCTGCGGGGGTGCAGGAAGTCGCCGTCAAGAAACGCGGCGTTCAGCTGATGGGCAACTTCGCTGGCAACGGCGGATTTGCCGCTGCCGGAGACGCCCATCAGGACGTAAATGTGGTGGTCGTGGTTAGTAGTGCTCATGATGGCTCCGACTCTGACACAAAGCAATGCGCCTGGTTTTGTTACGGGTAACTGTTACCGATAACATTTTCCGGTCTGGCTGAGCAATAAGCAATAACCATTAGCTTGCAAAGTGTATAAGTGTGAGCTACATCAAATAAAAAATTTGGCCTAGATCGAGCCACCAGGCGACAACGTAAAGCCTAAATCCAGCATTTTCGGGGTAATGATTTCACCGCGAATACGCGCCAGCAAACGCTCTGCGCCGATACGCCCCATGCGCTCTCGCGGGGTCAGCACGCTCGCCAGACGCGGCTCCATCACCTGCCCGATATCGTGGCCGTGGAAACCGGCGATCGCCATATCTTCCGGGATACGCAGCCCCTGGCGCTGGCATTCAAAGGCCGCACCAATCGCTAAGTCATCGTTGGTACAGAAGATGCTGTCGAGCTGGGGATATTCGCGTTTTGCCTGGCGCAGCAGTTCAATGCCGGTGGAATAAGACGACGAGTTTTCAATCATCACGCTGTACGGCGTCAGTCCGGCGTCGAGCATCGCCTGCTCGTAGCCTTTTTGCTTGATGAGGGTACGTTCGTCGAGGCGCGCACCGAGGTAGGCCACGTGCTTGTGGCCACGGGCAATAATGCTGGCCGTCATTTGACGAGCCGCCTCGAAGTTATCAAAACCTACGGCGATATCCAGGCAAGGAGAAACGCTGTCCATCAACTCCACCACCGGTATTCCGGCAACTTCAATCATTTTCAGGGTTCTGGGCGTGTGGTTGCGTTCGGTCAGGATCAGGCCGTCGATATTCCAGGACAGCATGGATTCCAGACGTTCCTGCTCCAGCTCCGGCTTATAGCCGTAGTGAGCCAGCATGGTCTGGTAACCGTGGGCATCAATGACGTTTTCAATGCCGCGCAGCACTTCGGCGAACACCTGGTTGGTCAGGGAAGGCAGCAGGACGCCAATGGCCCGGCTGGTTGAATTAGAAAGGATATCCGGCGCACGGTTGGGGATATAGCCCAGTTCATCTAGCGCGGCGGCAATTTTTACCTGCAGTGCGGCAGACACCTGATCCGGGTTGCGTAAGAAACGGCTGACCGTCATTTTGGTCACCCCAACGCGATCTGCAACATCCTGTAGTACCGGTCTTTTCTTTTTCATTGTCCTGAGCGACTTGTGAAGTTTCGACAGCCGAGTTTAGCACGGACAAAAGAAAACCCGCCCCTTTTTCAGGGGCAGGTTGTGACGGGTAACGTTATACCGGCGGCAGGTCGAACAGCAGGATCTCGCTCGCCTCGCTGGCATGAACGGAAATCGCTTGCTCATCCCAGACCGCGATCGCGTCGCTGGTTTTTGCCTGCGTACCGTTAATGGACACGTCGCCTTTTACGACCTGGATCCAAACGCGGCGGTCGGCCGGAATTTGATAAACCGACTGCTCATCTTTGGCCAGCGCCCAGCGGGACAGCTCCATATCCTGGTAAACCTTCAGCGAACCGTCGCGGGCATCCGGGGAAAGCACCAGCTGACGACCCTGAGGCGCATCAAAACGGCGCTGATCGTAGCGCGGCGTAATCCCGGTTTTTTCTGGAATGATCCAAATCTGGTACAGGCGCAGCGGTTCGGTCTGGCTGGCGTTGTACTCTGAGTGGCGGATCCCGGTCCCGGCGCTCATGATCTGGAACTCACCCGCAGGCACACGTTCTTTGTTGCCCATGCTGTCCTGGTGCTCAACCGCACCTTCCAGCACATAGGTCAGAATTTCCATGTCTTTGTGCGGATGGGTCCCAAAACCCTGGCCCGCGTCGATCACGTCTTCGTTAATGACCCGCAGCGCCGAGAAGCCCATAAAGTTGGCGTCATAATAGTCGGCAAAAGAGAAGGTATGCCAGCTGTCCAGCCAGCCGTGGTTCGCATGGCCGCGGTCCTGTGCTTTTCTTAAGTAGATCATGGTATGTCCTCCGCAATTCGTTTGATGGGATAAGTGTGGACCCATTTCACGGAGGATCATAGAGGGTGAAAATTGACTCCTCTGTTCAAAAAAAGTGAACGAGTTCGAGGAGTCAAAAAGCTATCAGGCGAGGCTTATTGTCGCAGGAGAAGGCTGTTCGAAACCGCGTTCGAGGATTTCCAGGTTGGTGAGAGCTTCAATTTCTCTGACGTAATTAGGCTTGCCGCCGATCAGCGTGTCGTACAGCGCATCATAGACGCGGCCATAGTCGCCCACTTCTGGTTTCCACTCTTCACACACCGTTTCTCCGGCTTCGTTTACGTATTCCAGTGTCGCTACGCTGCTGTCGGCCCCGAACCCTGGCTCACCCGGCATGATGTACGCTTTGAGGCTGGTTTCCTGCTGGTCAATGCCGTACTTCACGAACGAGCCTTTGGTGCCGTGTACGATAAATTTCGGGTAGTCGATTTTCACCAGGTGGCTGGTTTTCACGATCGCTTTCAGGTCACCGTAGAACAGCTGGGCTTCAAAGGTATCGTCCGGGTTGGCTTTGTTCCGCAGACTGCGGATGTCATAGGCAACGTGATCCGGGCGACCAAACAGGGAGATGATTTGGTCCATGGTGTGTACGCCCAGGCCGTAGAACGCGCCATCCGCCGGTTGACCCGGGTTCGCAGGCGCATCCGGGCGGTACATATCGAAGTGACTTTCAATTTCCACGATCTTGCCGAGCTTGCCGCTCTCGATGGCTTTCTTCATCGTCAGGAAGCAGGCGTCAAAGCGACGGTTCTGGTAAGGCGTCACGACCAGGCCCTTCTCTTTTGCCAGCGCAAACAGCTCACGCGCTTCGGCAAGCGTCGGGGTGAACGGTTTTTCCACCAGCACGTTTTTACCCGCTTCGAGCGCTTTTTTCGCGTACTCAAAATGGCTGTCAACGTGGGTGCAAATCACCACCAGTTTGACCAGCGGGTCGCTAAGAATGTCATCGAGCTGGCTGGTAAAGTGAATGCCCGCGTACTGCGGCTGTTGTTCCAGCTCCGGTTTTTCACTGCGGCGGAAGATGTGGGCCACGTTGAGTTTGTCTTTGCGAACCAGAACGAACGGCAGGTGATAGCGGGTGGTACTTTTACCAAAGCCGATGAAGGCACAGTGCAGAGTCATTTCATTGTCCTTTTTGATTTGAGCTGCCTGTACCTTACTGCAAAGCCGCGCCACGTTATAGCCGCAGACTTATTTTAAAGGCCGGGCGTAGCCAACGCGGCTACGGCTTCAAATAAGAAGGGCACAAAGTTTGCCCAAATTAGTTGGAGCTGAAGCAAGGCGGCAAGGGAGGGCATCCCGATGAGCTTACTTCGGTAAGTGATTCGGGTAACTGAGTGCAGCCAACGCGGCTACAGCTTCAAATAAGAAGGGCAAAAAAAAAGCCAGCACCCGGCTGGCTAAAGTAATACTGGAAGCAATGTGAGCAATGTCGTGCTTTCAGGATGTCTCCGTAGGGGTCTCCCCTGAACGCATGGCAATAATAATCATTATCATTCGCACTTGTAAAGCGTTTTTTGAAAAAAATAGCGTTGACTTGTTGTGCAAAGTCAATGATGTTTAAAAGGTTTTCTATAACTCATTGAGGAGAAAAGGATGAAATCAGTTGTTGTGCGTCACGCCGAACCTGGCGATGCGGAAGCTTTACAGAAAATATATGCCCATCCGGCGCTTTACCGCGACACGCTACAGCTACCTCATCCTTCTCTAAAAGCCTGGCATGACCGAATTACCGATCCCCGGCCGGGGAGCCGACATCTGGTGGCATGCATCGACGATGAGATTGTGGGGCAGCTAACGCTCACGGTGGAGCAGTCTCCGCGCCGTAGCCACGTCGCCACTTTCGGTATGGGCGTGCATTACGATCATCAGGGGAAAGGCATCGCTTCGGCTTTGCTTAAGGAAATGGTTGGCCTGTGCGATAAGTGGCTGCGCATCGAGCGCATCGAGCTGACGGTGTATACCGATAACGCGTCTGCACTGGCGGTGTATCGCAAATTTGGCTTCGAGGTGGAAGGCACCGGGAAGCGCTTTGCGCTGCGCGACGGCGAGTATGTGGATGCGTATTTTATGGCGCGTTTTAAGCCGGAGTGATTTTTACCCTCACCCCGACCCTCTCCCTAAAAGGGAGAGGGGGAAACAAGCCACAGCCAGTAGTGTTTATTGCCGCCCTCTCCGTGAGGGGGCAATCAATACCCCGCGGTTAAATCATCCACCGAACGTGGATCAGACGCGCCATATAGTTTCCCGTCCGGCGCAATCATAATGCTCTGCGTGCTGCCCATCGCAGCCTTCACCTGGACATTTTGCCCCTTCTCTGTCAGTAACCTGAGCGTATCCGGGCTGAAGCCTTTCTCCACCCGCAGTTCGTCCGGCAGCCACTGGTGATGGAAGCGCGGCGCATTGGTCGCTTCTGCCACGTTCATGCCAAAATCGATGCTGTTGACCACCATTTGTAGCACGGTGGTGATAATTCGGCTCCCGCCCGGGCTGCCTGTGACCAGCCAGGTTTTTCCGTCTTTCACTACGATGGTTGGCGACATAGAAGATAACGGACGCTTGTGCGGCCCCACGGCGTTGGCCTCCCCGCCCACCAGCCCGTACACGTTCGGCACGCCCGGCTTAGCGGAGAAGTCATCCATCTGGTTATTCATCAGGATGCCGGTATTCCCGGCCACGATCCCGGTGCCGAAAGTGGTATTTAGCGTATAAGTCACCGCCACCGCGTTACCGTCTTTATCCACCACGGAGAAATGCGTGGTCTGGTTACTTTCATACGGCGCCAGGTTACCCGGCTTGATTTCGCTCGATGGGCGAGCCTTGTTGATATCAATTTTCTCCGCCAGCGATTTCGCATACGCCTTGCTGGTCAGCGCCTGCCACGGCACCTTCACAAAGTCCGGATCGCCGAGGTATTCCGAGCGATCGGCGTAGGCGTATTTTTCCGCCTCGGCCATGATTTGCAGGGTGTCCGCGCTGCCAAAGCCGTATTTCGCCAGATCGAAGTTTTCGAGAATATTGAGGATCTGCACGATGTGGATCCCGCCGGAAGACGGCGGCGGCATGGAGTAGACTTCGTAGCCCCGGTATTCACCGCTGACGGGCTGGCGCTCAATGGCTTTGTAATTGGCCAAATCAGCTTTGCTGATCAGCCCGCCGTTCTTCGCCATCTCTTCGCTAATCTGGTCGGCAATCGCCCCCTTGTAGAAGGCATCCGGCCCCTGCTCGGCAATCATTTCCAGGCTTTTCGCCAGATTGGCCTGCACGAGTTTGTCACCTTTCTGCAGCGGCTCTCCGTCCGCTTTCCAGAAGATAGCTTTGCTGTTGGCGTGATTAGGGATCACTTCCGCCCCGTACTGCTTCAGGTCGTCCGCCAGCGCGTCGTTCACAATGATGCCGTCCCGCGCCAGTTTGATAGCCGGTTGCACCACTTTATTCAGCGGCATAGTGCCGTACTTTTCCAGCGCCAGGCTAAAGCCTGCCACCGTGCCCGGCGTACCTGAGGCAAGATGCGAGGTCAGCGACTTCTTGCTGTCCGCATTGCCTTTATCGTCGAGGAACATATCCCGGCTGGCTTTTTCCGGCGCCATTTCCCGGAAGTCTATCGCGGTTGTTTTGCCGTCTTTGGTGCGCAGCATCATAAAACCGCCGCCGCCGATATTGCCCGCCTGCGGGTGCGTGACCGCAAGGGCATAACCCACGGCGACCGCGGCATCCACCGCGTTACCGCCCTGCTTTAAAATATCGACGCCCACCTGAGTCGCCGCTGCGTCCACCGAAGCCACCATGCCGTGCTCCGCGCGCACCGGATGGTAAACGTCCATTTCCACGCCGTAAGAAACCGGCGGAGGAGCGGCTATCACCGTCAAACACAGCCCGATTGTCAGGGCCGGAATGGCGACCCAGCGCAAAGTTTTCCACTGCTTTATCATCGTTATATCCTCATTTACCCGGGGAAAGTCCCCGCTTAAGCCTGGTTCACAAATCCGAAATAATCACCGTGATAAAGGAAACGGAGTAAACTTAAGCAACCCCTGATGGGAGGAGATAACGATGAAAAAGGTATGGCTTCTGGCAGCCTTGCTGCCGCTGACCGCGCTCGCACAGCCGCTCAACACCACCAACAACCCTAACCTGCCGGGCTATCAGAACCCGAGCCAGCAACGGATGCTGACGCAGATGCAAACGCAGCAATCTCAGCAGCAGGGGATGTTAAACCAGCAGAGACAATCGCAAAATCAGCTTCAGCAACAACAGCTTCAGACGCAGTTGAACAACAATCAGCAGCGTGTCCTGCAG
It includes:
- the gntK gene encoding gluconokinase, with translation MSTTNHDHHIYVLMGVSGSGKSAVASEVAHQLNAAFLDGDFLHPRSNILKMASGEPLNDDDRTPWLKALNDAAFAMQRTNKVSLIVCSALKKHYRDLLRDGNPNLSFIYMKGDFEVIENRLKARKGHFFKTQMLVTQFETLQEPQADEKDVLIVDIDQPLDGVVASTIALINQGSAE
- the gntR gene encoding gluconate operon transcriptional repressor GntR; protein product: MKKKRPVLQDVADRVGVTKMTVSRFLRNPDQVSAALQVKIAAALDELGYIPNRAPDILSNSTSRAIGVLLPSLTNQVFAEVLRGIENVIDAHGYQTMLAHYGYKPELEQERLESMLSWNIDGLILTERNHTPRTLKMIEVAGIPVVELMDSVSPCLDIAVGFDNFEAARQMTASIIARGHKHVAYLGARLDERTLIKQKGYEQAMLDAGLTPYSVMIENSSSYSTGIELLRQAKREYPQLDSIFCTNDDLAIGAAFECQRQGLRIPEDMAIAGFHGHDIGQVMEPRLASVLTPRERMGRIGAERLLARIRGEIITPKMLDLGFTLSPGGSI
- a CDS encoding pirin family protein; this translates as MIYLRKAQDRGHANHGWLDSWHTFSFADYYDANFMGFSALRVINEDVIDAGQGFGTHPHKDMEILTYVLEGAVEHQDSMGNKERVPAGEFQIMSAGTGIRHSEYNASQTEPLRLYQIWIIPEKTGITPRYDQRRFDAPQGRQLVLSPDARDGSLKVYQDMELSRWALAKDEQSVYQIPADRRVWIQVVKGDVSINGTQAKTSDAIAVWDEQAISVHASEASEILLFDLPPV
- a CDS encoding oxidoreductase, whose protein sequence is MTLHCAFIGFGKSTTRYHLPFVLVRKDKLNVAHIFRRSEKPELEQQPQYAGIHFTSQLDDILSDPLVKLVVICTHVDSHFEYAKKALEAGKNVLVEKPFTPTLAEARELFALAKEKGLVVTPYQNRRFDACFLTMKKAIESGKLGKIVEIESHFDMYRPDAPANPGQPADGAFYGLGVHTMDQIISLFGRPDHVAYDIRSLRNKANPDDTFEAQLFYGDLKAIVKTSHLVKIDYPKFIVHGTKGSFVKYGIDQQETSLKAYIMPGEPGFGADSSVATLEYVNEAGETVCEEWKPEVGDYGRVYDALYDTLIGGKPNYVREIEALTNLEILERGFEQPSPATISLA
- the yhhY gene encoding N-acetyltransferase, coding for MKSVVVRHAEPGDAEALQKIYAHPALYRDTLQLPHPSLKAWHDRITDPRPGSRHLVACIDDEIVGQLTLTVEQSPRRSHVATFGMGVHYDHQGKGIASALLKEMVGLCDKWLRIERIELTVYTDNASALAVYRKFGFEVEGTGKRFALRDGEYVDAYFMARFKPE
- the ggt gene encoding gamma-glutamyltransferase, giving the protein MIKQWKTLRWVAIPALTIGLCLTVIAAPPPVSYGVEMDVYHPVRAEHGMVASVDAAATQVGVDILKQGGNAVDAAVAVGYALAVTHPQAGNIGGGGFMMLRTKDGKTTAIDFREMAPEKASRDMFLDDKGNADSKKSLTSHLASGTPGTVAGFSLALEKYGTMPLNKVVQPAIKLARDGIIVNDALADDLKQYGAEVIPNHANSKAIFWKADGEPLQKGDKLVQANLAKSLEMIAEQGPDAFYKGAIADQISEEMAKNGGLISKADLANYKAIERQPVSGEYRGYEVYSMPPPSSGGIHIVQILNILENFDLAKYGFGSADTLQIMAEAEKYAYADRSEYLGDPDFVKVPWQALTSKAYAKSLAEKIDINKARPSSEIKPGNLAPYESNQTTHFSVVDKDGNAVAVTYTLNTTFGTGIVAGNTGILMNNQMDDFSAKPGVPNVYGLVGGEANAVGPHKRPLSSMSPTIVVKDGKTWLVTGSPGGSRIITTVLQMVVNSIDFGMNVAEATNAPRFHHQWLPDELRVEKGFSPDTLRLLTEKGQNVQVKAAMGSTQSIMIAPDGKLYGASDPRSVDDLTAGY
- a CDS encoding DUF2756 family protein encodes the protein MKKVWLLAALLPLTALAQPLNTTNNPNLPGYQNPSQQRMLTQMQTQQSQQQGMLNQQRQSQNQLQQQQLQTQLNNNQQRVLQSQPGMNPLPNTNGGMLKGNNGGMLKPNSSTLPPPVTP